A stretch of the Rodentibacter haemolyticus genome encodes the following:
- a CDS encoding SufE family protein — protein sequence MIEQLKNTKTWEERYRLIIQSGKNLPRPTEDELAQMQLITGCEAQMWFQILPKNDHTFQFKAFSEARIMNGLLWILLQNINNKTTDELQCFDFSAFFTKLGIAQRLSKTRLNGLNQIEQLVKQQCI from the coding sequence ATGATTGAACAATTAAAAAATACCAAAACTTGGGAAGAACGCTATCGCTTGATTATTCAATCCGGCAAAAATTTACCTCGCCCAACAGAAGATGAACTCGCTCAAATGCAACTTATTACAGGCTGTGAAGCACAAATGTGGTTTCAAATCTTGCCGAAAAATGACCACACTTTTCAATTTAAAGCCTTCAGTGAAGCACGTATTATGAACGGTTTGCTGTGGATTTTACTGCAAAATATCAATAATAAAACCACCGATGAGCTCCAATGCTTTGATTTTTCTGCATTTTTTACAAAGCTTGGTATTGCCCAACGTTTGAGCAAAACACGTTTAAACGGTTTAAATCAAATCGAACAATTAGTAAAACAACAATGTATTTAA